The sequence GTTCGAGGGGGGCCAGGCGCGGCCGGTCGCCCGCGAGAGCGAGCACTCGGTTTACTCCGAATCGGCCGCCTCCTTCGACACGGAGGGCGTCCTCGGGGATATCACCCAGTCGGACGCGACGGGCGTCGCCAAGTACCATGGCTTCCAGGGCCGTCTCGCGAATACGAGCGGGGAAACCGGGACGGACACTCACGAACTGACCGCCGACGGCGGAAACGACGAGGAGTGAGATGACCGACGGCGACGAGGGTCCCGACACGGTGGTTCGCCGCGACCGCTTCAGCGGCGGCCCCGCCCGGGAGTTCCTCTCCTCGATGGCCGACGACGAGCGCATCTTCGCCGCGGACCTCGCGGTCGACCGCGCCCACGTCGCCATGCTCGCCGAGCAGGACATCGTCGCAGACGACGAAGCGGCGATTATCTACCGGGCGCTCGATCGTGTCGAGGAGGGCGGCTTTTCCGGGTTGCCCGACGGCGAGGACGTCCACGAGGCGATCGAGACGGCCGTCGTCGACGCGGTCGGTCCGGTCGGGGGCAAGATGCACACCGCGCGCTCGCGCAACGACGAGGTCGCGACGTGCATCCGGTATCGCCTCCGGTCGGATTTGCTGGAGGTCGCCAGGGTCGCGGCCGGCTTCCGCGAGCAGGTGGCCGACACCGCCGCGGCGAACGTCGAGACGGTGATGCCCGGCTACACCCACCTCCAGCCCGCACAGCCCACGACGGTCGCCCACTGGCTCTCGTCGTACGTTCAGGCGGCCGAGCGTGACACGGCCCGCCTGCTCGACGCCTACGACCGCACGAACCGGTCGCCCCTCGGCGCGGCGGCGTTCGCGGGGACGCCCTTCGACGTCGACCGAGAGCGGACGGCCGACCTCCTGGGCTTCGACGGCCTCGTCGAGAACGCGATGGACGCGGTCTCCACGCGGGACTTCCTCCTCGAATCCGTCGCGGCGCTCGCGGGCCTCGCGAACACGCTCTCCGGACTGGCCGAGGATCTGGTCGTGCTCGCCAACAAGGGGCTCGTGGCCGTGCACGACGACTACGCCTCGACGTCCTCGATCATGCCCCAGAAGAAGAATCCGGACACCCTCGAACTCGTCCGCGCGACAGCGGGCGATGCGAGCGCGGCCCTGAACGGGCTGCTTACCACCCTGAAGGGGCTGCCCCGGTCGTACAACCGCGACCTGCAGAACGCGACCGGGTACGCCTGGGAGGCCGTCGACGCCGTGACCGAGGCCACCGCGGTCGCGGGCGGCGCAGTCGGGACGGCCACCTGGCCCGAGAGGGCGCTCGAAGCCGCCGCCGGCGAAGGGTTCTCGACGGCGACCGGCGTCGCCGACCTGCTGGCGATGGGCGGAATGCCGTTCCGGACGGCCCACGAGATCGTGGCGAGTGCGGCCGAGGACGCGACGGACGGATCGCCCGACCTCGCCACCATCGAAGCCGCCACGCGGGAGGTCACCGGCGCAGCCCTGTCCGAGTACGTCTCTCGCGAGGCCGTCGAATCGGCGCTCGACCCGGTCGAGAGCGTCAGTTCGCGCGATTCGCGCGGCGGCCCGGGCCCGGACGCCGCCGAGGCCACCCTGAAGGAGCTGACCGCCTCCCTCGAAACCCACCGTGACGCCATCGACGAGCGCCAGCGCCGGATCCAACGGGCGACCGACCGTCGCCAGGAGGTCGTCGAACGCTATGTGTGAGCGACCCACGGTCTGTGGCCCGCGGCTGGCCGACCGCCCGCGACCGCCACGACGACCGCCCCGTTGTGGGGCACATATCACAAAACCGTCAAGGCGCGACGGAAAACGATTCAGTTGAATTGGGCTTTCAGACATCGTTAGACGGTAGTCCGGATATTGTAAGCTATCTGGTAATATCGACATCCTTAAGTGGGTAGACCGGATACACACGACTGCAATGACAGCGTGTCCCGAGTGCGGGGCCGACGTGGCCCTGCACGACGACCTCGAAGTGGGAGAGATCGTCGACTGTTCGACCTGCGGTACCGAACTGGAGGTCACCGACGTGAACCCGCCGGTCCTCGAACGAGCCCCGGAGCTCGACGAGGACTGGGGGGAGTGACCGTGGACGTCGGCCTCCTCTACTCCCGGATCCGCCAGGACGAGAAGCTCCTCCTCGCCGAGCTGCGCGACCGCGGCCACGAGGTGCACAAGGTGGACGTCCGCGACCAGCAGTTCGGCCCCCAGGAGTCGAGTGCGGACTTCGACGCGATGGACGTCGTCCTGGACCGGACGCTCGCGACCAGTCGGTCGCTTTACACCACGAGCTTCCTCGACGCCTACGACGTGCCCGTGATCAACGACGCGGAGACGGCCCGCGTCTGTGCCGACAAGGTCCAGACCACGCTCGCACTCGCGCAGGCCGACGTCCAGACCCCGGAGACGAAAGTCGCGTACACCGTCGACAGCGCGATGGAGGCCATCGAGTCCTTTGGCTACCCCGTCGTGCTCAAGCCCGTGGTCGGTTCGTGGGGCCGGCTGTTGGCCCGGATCGAGGACGAACACGCCGCCGAGGCCCTCCTCGAGCACAAGGCGACGCTGGGACACTACGAGCACAAGGTGTTCTACATCCAGGAGTTCGTCGACAAGCCGGGCCGCGACTTCCGGGTACTCGCGCTCGACGGCACCCCGGTCGCCGGAATGGTTCGCTCCTCGGATCACTGGCTGACGAACGCCGCGAAGGGCGCGAAGACGGCCGAACTCGAGATCACGCCAGAGATCGCCGAGATCGTCGAGAACGCGAGCGCGGCGGTCGGCGGCGGCATGCTCGGCATCGACATCATGGAGACCGAGGACGGCGAGTACACCGTTCACGAGATCAATCACACGGTCGAGTTCAAGGCGCTGACCGACGCCGTCGAGGTCGACGTTCCCGCGGCGGTCGTCGACTGGCTCGAGGTGAAAGTTGCCCAATCGACCGAGGGCTCCACCGGCGAGGTGACCGCCTGATGGCCACGGGCGCGACTCCCGAAACCGGGGCGGGGACGGCGGACACGGTCTCCGCATCGGTCGTGGGCGCGAGTGGATTTACCGGGGGCGAGCTGCTCCGGCTGCTGGCCGGCCACCCGCGGTTCGCGGTGGCCCAGGCGACCAGTCGCGAGTACGCAAATCGTACCGTCGGTAGCGTCCACCCGAACCTTCGCCACCTCGACGTCAGGTTCGTTTCTCCCGACGAGATAGAACCGGTCGACGTCCTGTTCGCCGCGATGCCTCACGGCGCCTCGATGGAGCGTATCGAGGAGTTTCGCGACCTGGCCGGAACGGTCGTAGACCTGAGTGCGGACTTCCGCCTCGACGACGCGACCAAGTACGACGAGTGGTACGACGGTCACACGGCCCCCGAGCACCTCGACGACGCCGTGTACGCGCTACCCGAGCGCCATCGCGACGAACTGCCGGGCGCCGACATCGTGGCGAGCGGTGGCTGCAACGCGACCGCGACGATCCTGGGTCTCGGGCCGCTCGCGGACGCCGACCTCCTCGACGGGGCGGACGTGGTGGTCGACGTGAAGGTCGGCTCCTCGGAGGGGGGCGCCGGCGGCGGCGAGGCCGGCTCGCACCCCGAACGCTCCGGCGTGGTCCGTCCCTACGCCCCGACTGGCCATCGCCACGAAGCCGAGATCGAGCAGGAACTCGGCCTGTCGGTCTCGTTCACCGCTCACGCGGTGGACATGGTGCGCGGCGCCTCGGCGACCGCTCACGTCTTCCCCGAGGATCTCCCCACAAAGGGGGACCTGTGGACGGCCTTCCGCGGGGCCTACGAGGACGAACCGTTCGTGCGCCTCGTGGCCGGCGGCGGGGGCGTCTATCGCTACCCCGAGCCCAAGGCCGTCGCGGCGACGAACCACGCAGAGGTCGGCTTCGAACTCGACGAACGCAACGACCGGCTCGTGGTTTTCAGCGCCATCGACAACATGATGAAGGGCTCGGCGGGGCAGGCGGTTCACGCCGCCAACGTCGCGCTCGGCTTCGAAGAGACCGCCGGCCTCGACTTTCAGGGGCTCCACCCCGTGGGCGCGCCATGATCGTGGTGAAGATTGGCGGCGCGCGGGCCGTCGACCCCCAGGGAGCGATCGACGACGTCGCCACGCTCGTGGGCGAGGGCGAGGCGGTCGTCGTGGTCCACGGCGGTTCGACAGCCGTGGACGACGCCCTGGAGGCGGTGGGTACCGAGCCCGAATACGTCGAGACCCCCGACGGCGTCACGGGCCGGTTCACCGACGCGGAGACGATGGACGTCTTCACGATGGCGATGGGCAAGGTCAACACCGACCTCGTGACCGACCTCCAGAACGCGGGCATTTCGGCGGTCGGCCTCAACGGGGTCGACGGTGGCCTGCTCACCGGTCGCCGCAAGTCCGCCGTCAAGGTCCGCGAGGACGGCAAGACGAAGATCCGGCGCGGCGATCACTCCGGGACCATCACGGACGTGAACGAGGACCTCCTGGAGACGCTGCTCGACGCCGGCTACACCCCCGTCGTGAGCGTACCAATGCTGGCCGAGGACGGCGTGGCCGTCAACACGGACGCAGACCGGGCTGCCGCGGCCGTCGCCGGTGCCACGGGCGCCTCGCTGGTCGTCCTGACCGACGTGGCCGGCGTCTACGAGGATCCCGCGGATCCGACGACCCGCATCGAATCGGTCGACTCCCCCGCGGCCCTCGACCGGACGAAGGCGGCCGCTGAGGGGTTCATGACAAAGAAAGTCCTGGCCGCGACCGAGGCGCTCGAGGGGGGCGCCGCCGAGGTCGTAGTCGCCGAGGCGACGGCGGAGACGCCCATCGTGTCGGCCCTCGAGGGCGACGCCACCAGATTCGAACCGGACGCGATAGCATGAGTGGATTCGTCTTCTCCCAGAAACCGATCGAGATCGAATCGGGCGCGGGACCGTACCTGACCGACACGAACGGCACCCAGTACCTCGACATGGGCGCGAGTTACGCGGTCGCGAGCGTCGGCCATGGCCATCCGGCGGTCGTCCAGGCCGTCAAAGAGCAGGCCGAGGAGTTGCTGTTCGTCCAGGGATCGTATCCGGTCGCGGTACGCGAGGCGCTCCGCGAGAAGCTCGACGCCATCGCGCCGGGCGGCCTCGACAACGTCTGGCTCGCCAACTCGGGGACCGAGGCGAACGAGGCCGCCCTCAAGTTCGCCCGCCACGCAACGGGCCGGTCGAAGATCGTGGCGGCGAACCGGGGCTTCCACGGACGGACGATGGGGTCGCTGGCGGCCACCTGGAAAGAGAAATACAAGCAGGGATTCGGCCCGCTAGCCGGCGATTTCGTCCACGTCCCCTACGACGACCCGGACGCGCTGGCGGCGGCCGTCGACGAGGAGACCGCCGCGGTCATCCTCGAACCGATCCAGGGCGAGGGGGGCATCCGCCCCGCCTCGACGGCGTACCTGGAGCGGGCGCGTGAGGTGACCGAGGAGGCGGGCGCGGCGCTCATTTTCGACGAGATCCAGACGGGGCTCGGGCGGACCGGCACGATGTGGGCCCACGAGCCGGCAGGTATCGCACCGGACGTGCTCACGGTCGCAAAGGGCCTCGGGAGCGGGCTACCGGTCAGCGCGACCCTCGTTGCGGACTGGATCGCCGAGGACCCCGGCAACCACGGTTCGACGTTCAGCGGAAGCCCAATCGTCGCCGCGGCCGCCGGCGCGACCCTCGACGTCATCGAGTCGGACGGATTGGTGGAGAACGCCGGCACGGTCGGCGGCTATTTGAAATCCCGCCTCGAGGAACTGGAGGGGCCGCGCGAGGTCCGCGGCGATGGACTGCTGCTCGGGGTCGAGGTGAAACGGGGGGCCAACCGCCACCTCAAGCACCTCGCGCTCGACCACCAGATCCTGGCGCTCCCCGCCGGCAGGACCGTGATCCGCCTCCTCCCACCGCTGATCGTCTCCGAGACCCACGCCGACGAGACGGTCGCCGCGCTGGCGGAGGTGCTCGAGTGATGGGCGGCGGCCGAACGCTCCTCCGCGACCTCGTCGAGACCCCCTCTGTTTCAGGTAGAGAGACGGCGGCCACCGAGCGTCTCGTCGACGCCTTCGAATCGGCCGACCGCGAGGTCTGGATCGACGAGGTCGGGAACGTCAGGGCGCCGGCGGACGATAGCGTCCTGCTCACGTCCCATATCGACACCGTTCCTGGAGAGATCCCCGTCCGTGAAGAGGACGGAGTCCTCTGGGGTCGGGGGGCTGTCGACGCGAAGGGGCCGTTGGCCGCGATGGCGACCGCTGCACTCGAAACTGGGGTGAGCTTCGCGGGCGTGGTCGAGGAGGAGACCACCTCGCGAGGGGCTCATCACCTCGTCGAGACGCGGGACGTTCCCGAGGCCGTCGTCAACGGCGAACCCAGCGGGTGGGCGGGCGTCGTCCTCGGATATCGCGGCTTTCACGCGGGCACGTATCGGGTCGAGGAACCCGCCGGCCATTCGGCGCTGTCGGATCGGAACGCAATCGAGCGGGCGATGGCGTGGTGGGGCGACGTCAGCGAGGCCGTCGAGGCGACCGATGGGGAGTCCGACACGCCGGTCTTCGAACAGCGAACCGCGAAACCGGTCGCCGTCGAGGGTGGCGTGACCGACGACGGCCTGGCGACGGCGGCGACCGTTGACGCCCAGTTCCGTCTGCCGCCGGGGACGACGGGCGACGACGTCGAGGCCACGGTCGCGGACGCGACCGACGCGGGCGGCGTCGAGTGGGAGACGCCGATCGCCCCGGTGATGCGGAGCCCACGAAACGCGGTCGCGCGGGCACTCAGGGCCGGCATCCGGGCAGGGGACGGCGAGCCGACGCATCTGCGCAAGACCGGCACCAGCGACATGAACGTCTACGCCGAGGCCTGGGACGTCCCGATGGCGACCTACGGCCCGGGGGACTCCTCTCTGGATCATACGCCCGACGAACACATCGAACTGGTAGAATTCGATCGGAGCGTCACGGTGCTGACCCACGCGGCGGCCGAACTCCGGGAGTGAGCTGACCCGTTCGACCCGTCCGTGCGCACTCCGACCCCTTTTTGCCCCGTCGTCCCCCACGTGTGAGCAATGGCCGATCTCACGCTATCGACCGACACCGTGCCGGACGTCGCCGAAGACGGCGTCTGGCTCACCTGTATCGAGTGTGGCGAAGCCTACCCACCCTTCGAGGACGTCATCTACGAGTGCGCCGAGTGCGGCGGCCTCCTCGAGGCCCGGTACGACGAGTACGCCACCTTCGAGGACTTCGACGGCGAGGGCGTCTGGCGCTACGCCGACGCGTTGCCCGTGTCGGGAAGCGTGACCATCGACGAGGGGAACACCCCGCTATACGAAGCCCCCGGCATCGCCGCGGACGTCGACGTGGCCGATCTCCGGGTGAAACACGAGGGGATGAACCCGACGGGGAGTTTCAAGGACCGCGGCATGACCGTGGGGGTCCGGGTCGCCGAGCGCCTCGGCGTCGACCGCCTGGTGTGTGCGAGCACGGGCAACACCAGCGCGGCGCTGGCCGCCTACGGCGCCCGCTCGAACCTGGAGACGCTCGTGTTGTTGCCCGCCGGCAAGGTCGCAGCGGGCAAACTCGCCCAGGCGAGTCTCCACGGCGCGACCATCCTCGAGGTCGACGGCAACTTCGACGACTGTCTCGACATCGTCGCCGAACTCGCGAACATGGGCGAGGCCTACCTGCTCAACTCGCTCAACCCCTTCCGTCTGGAGGGCCAGAAGACCATCGGCCTGGAGATGCTCGAACAGTTCGAGGCCGACACGGGCGACTGGCCCGACCGCATCGTGCTCCCGGTGGGCAACGCCGGCAACACCGCCGCCCTCCACAAGGCCTTCCGCGAACTGGTCGAGGCGGGCGCGATGGACGACGAGGAGGTGCCAGCACTCACCGGCGTCCAGGCCGAGGGGGCCGCACCCATGGTCGAGGCCATCGAGAACGACTACGAGGCGGTGCGGGGCTGGGACGACGTCGAAACGCGAGCGACCGCCATCCGCATCGGCAAGCCCGTCAACGCGCCCAAGGCACTCCCGGCGATCCGGGAGACCGGCGGCACGGCGGTCGCGGTCTCGGACGACGAGATCACCGACGCCCAGCGCGCCCTCGCCGAGGACGGGATCGGCGTCGAGCCAGCGAGCGCCGCCTCCGTGGCAGGTCTGCGCAAACTCCGCGATGAGGGTGTCGTCGCCGACGACGAGCAGGTCGTCTGTCTGACGACCGGCCACCTGCTGAAGGACCCCGACGCCGCCGCTGCAGCGGGTAGCGAGCCGACGCAGGTCCCCAACGATGTCGATGGCGTTTTGGACGTGCTCTGAGCCGGGGCAACGGTAGCGAGCACAATCAAGTCGTCTCTATAGTGGAAGACATTATTCGTCAGACTCTTTGATTCTATCTGAGACGGGTTTGAAAACTGACATAGGTTGAACTCCGTTGCACAACTGAGACGTTATTCACCAAAAATTGATA is a genomic window of Halanaeroarchaeum sulfurireducens containing:
- the argH gene encoding argininosuccinate lyase, encoding MTDGDEGPDTVVRRDRFSGGPAREFLSSMADDERIFAADLAVDRAHVAMLAEQDIVADDEAAIIYRALDRVEEGGFSGLPDGEDVHEAIETAVVDAVGPVGGKMHTARSRNDEVATCIRYRLRSDLLEVARVAAGFREQVADTAAANVETVMPGYTHLQPAQPTTVAHWLSSYVQAAERDTARLLDAYDRTNRSPLGAAAFAGTPFDVDRERTADLLGFDGLVENAMDAVSTRDFLLESVAALAGLANTLSGLAEDLVVLANKGLVAVHDDYASTSSIMPQKKNPDTLELVRATAGDASAALNGLLTTLKGLPRSYNRDLQNATGYAWEAVDAVTEATAVAGGAVGTATWPERALEAAAGEGFSTATGVADLLAMGGMPFRTAHEIVASAAEDATDGSPDLATIEAATREVTGAALSEYVSREAVESALDPVESVSSRDSRGGPGPDAAEATLKELTASLETHRDAIDERQRRIQRATDRRQEVVERYV
- the lysW gene encoding lysine biosynthesis protein LysW, producing MTACPECGADVALHDDLEVGEIVDCSTCGTELEVTDVNPPVLERAPELDEDWGE
- the lysX gene encoding lysine biosynthesis protein LysX; its protein translation is MDVGLLYSRIRQDEKLLLAELRDRGHEVHKVDVRDQQFGPQESSADFDAMDVVLDRTLATSRSLYTTSFLDAYDVPVINDAETARVCADKVQTTLALAQADVQTPETKVAYTVDSAMEAIESFGYPVVLKPVVGSWGRLLARIEDEHAAEALLEHKATLGHYEHKVFYIQEFVDKPGRDFRVLALDGTPVAGMVRSSDHWLTNAAKGAKTAELEITPEIAEIVENASAAVGGGMLGIDIMETEDGEYTVHEINHTVEFKALTDAVEVDVPAAVVDWLEVKVAQSTEGSTGEVTA
- the argC gene encoding N-acetyl-gamma-glutamyl-phosphate reductase, producing MATGATPETGAGTADTVSASVVGASGFTGGELLRLLAGHPRFAVAQATSREYANRTVGSVHPNLRHLDVRFVSPDEIEPVDVLFAAMPHGASMERIEEFRDLAGTVVDLSADFRLDDATKYDEWYDGHTAPEHLDDAVYALPERHRDELPGADIVASGGCNATATILGLGPLADADLLDGADVVVDVKVGSSEGGAGGGEAGSHPERSGVVRPYAPTGHRHEAEIEQELGLSVSFTAHAVDMVRGASATAHVFPEDLPTKGDLWTAFRGAYEDEPFVRLVAGGGGVYRYPEPKAVAATNHAEVGFELDERNDRLVVFSAIDNMMKGSAGQAVHAANVALGFEETAGLDFQGLHPVGAP
- a CDS encoding acetylglutamate/acetylaminoadipate kinase, translated to MIVVKIGGARAVDPQGAIDDVATLVGEGEAVVVVHGGSTAVDDALEAVGTEPEYVETPDGVTGRFTDAETMDVFTMAMGKVNTDLVTDLQNAGISAVGLNGVDGGLLTGRRKSAVKVREDGKTKIRRGDHSGTITDVNEDLLETLLDAGYTPVVSVPMLAEDGVAVNTDADRAAAAVAGATGASLVVLTDVAGVYEDPADPTTRIESVDSPAALDRTKAAAEGFMTKKVLAATEALEGGAAEVVVAEATAETPIVSALEGDATRFEPDAIA
- a CDS encoding aspartate aminotransferase family protein encodes the protein MSGFVFSQKPIEIESGAGPYLTDTNGTQYLDMGASYAVASVGHGHPAVVQAVKEQAEELLFVQGSYPVAVREALREKLDAIAPGGLDNVWLANSGTEANEAALKFARHATGRSKIVAANRGFHGRTMGSLAATWKEKYKQGFGPLAGDFVHVPYDDPDALAAAVDEETAAVILEPIQGEGGIRPASTAYLERAREVTEEAGAALIFDEIQTGLGRTGTMWAHEPAGIAPDVLTVAKGLGSGLPVSATLVADWIAEDPGNHGSTFSGSPIVAAAAGATLDVIESDGLVENAGTVGGYLKSRLEELEGPREVRGDGLLLGVEVKRGANRHLKHLALDHQILALPAGRTVIRLLPPLIVSETHADETVAALAEVLE
- a CDS encoding [LysW]-lysine hydrolase; translated protein: MGGGRTLLRDLVETPSVSGRETAATERLVDAFESADREVWIDEVGNVRAPADDSVLLTSHIDTVPGEIPVREEDGVLWGRGAVDAKGPLAAMATAALETGVSFAGVVEEETTSRGAHHLVETRDVPEAVVNGEPSGWAGVVLGYRGFHAGTYRVEEPAGHSALSDRNAIERAMAWWGDVSEAVEATDGESDTPVFEQRTAKPVAVEGGVTDDGLATAATVDAQFRLPPGTTGDDVEATVADATDAGGVEWETPIAPVMRSPRNAVARALRAGIRAGDGEPTHLRKTGTSDMNVYAEAWDVPMATYGPGDSSLDHTPDEHIELVEFDRSVTVLTHAAAELRE
- the thrC gene encoding threonine synthase, which gives rise to MADLTLSTDTVPDVAEDGVWLTCIECGEAYPPFEDVIYECAECGGLLEARYDEYATFEDFDGEGVWRYADALPVSGSVTIDEGNTPLYEAPGIAADVDVADLRVKHEGMNPTGSFKDRGMTVGVRVAERLGVDRLVCASTGNTSAALAAYGARSNLETLVLLPAGKVAAGKLAQASLHGATILEVDGNFDDCLDIVAELANMGEAYLLNSLNPFRLEGQKTIGLEMLEQFEADTGDWPDRIVLPVGNAGNTAALHKAFRELVEAGAMDDEEVPALTGVQAEGAAPMVEAIENDYEAVRGWDDVETRATAIRIGKPVNAPKALPAIRETGGTAVAVSDDEITDAQRALAEDGIGVEPASAASVAGLRKLRDEGVVADDEQVVCLTTGHLLKDPDAAAAAGSEPTQVPNDVDGVLDVL